The genomic DNA AGCCGGCTTACAAGAGATCGCGTCCCAGCAGATCGATCCCGGGATCGTACAGGTTCGCGGAGACCGCTTGCTGAATCTGACGACCTTCGGCGATTCGATCGATTCCCCGTCCGGTGCGTTCTCCGATCCGCTAGCGTCGCCGCACAACTGGATCACGCAATACGCGATCGGCGGCCAATCGATCGCCCCGGTTGCGCAGATCGACCTGGGCAGCGGATGGATCGGCAGCTTTCAAATCGCCAGCGACCAAACGGCGACAGCGATCCGCACCGATCGGTCCGACGATGCGACGATCGTCACCGCCGTCGATCTCCTGGACATCTCGGGAGACGAGATCCGGTTGTTCGATTCGTTACACGTCGCGAACTTTGCTGGCTACGCGATCGCCGCTCAGCCCGATTTTGTGTTGCTGTACGATCAAACGACGCCCGACTGGTTGGTTCTCGTCGACACACAGACGCGATCGGCATCGTCGACCGAGCGAGTGCGGCGGATCGAGATCGATTCCGACTTGACGCTCCACCCCGCCGGCCTGCGGTTGTCGAACGACCGCGTTGCGATCGCGGCGACGCGCCCACAACACGCCGACCCGATCGACCGCTTGCGCGACCTATCGCTCGATGCACAGCGATCCTCCGACCTGCTTCTGCTGACGATCTCGTTGCAGGATGCGACGCTGCAAGCGATCAGCCGATTGGGCAGCATCGTCGATCGACCTCAGTTACACGCGATCGATGCGGACGCCGACCGGATCGGATTGTTTGTCGACCAATTTGAATCGGCCGCCACCGGCCCCGGGTTTCTGTTTGGCAGGCTGGACAGTCGCGGCAGATTTGTGGCCGATGGAATTCTCCGCGATCTGGAACCGCAAGACGACATCGACATCGACGCTTTGCGCCTACTGGCACGTCGCGACGGACGACTCGTGCAGCACCGCTGGGATCAACCCGATCGACCGCAGATCGACCTGCCGCTGGATCCCGCCGATTATGGGGCGACCTGATCGATCTTCGCCGCCAGGATGAAATCGTTTTCGCTCAGCCCGCCGATCGCGTGGGTGCTCAGTTCGATGTTGACCTTTCGGTAGCCGATCAGGTGGACGTCGGGATGGTGCCCGTCCTGCTCGGCCACTTCCGCCACGCGGTTCAGGAACTCCATCCCCTGCACAAAGTGCTTCACATTCCACTGCTTGCGAATCCATTTCCCATCGTCGGACAGCTGCCAGCCCGGAAGGTTTTGCAGCTGGTCCTGGGCTTCGGCCGCCGAACAAGGGTCCACTCCCCCCTCGCACGGCTTGCATTTTTTCTTCGCCAATTGATCCATTGAACTGATATCCATCGAGGGAACCTTTCGATTGTGAGAGATGAACCGACCTATATCTCACTGTACGGCGATCCGGAAAGCCTTGGCAAGGATCTCGGCACGAGATTCGCTCATGAATCTGGGCGGTTTGAAATCCGCATGCCAAATTGACACTTTCCACCGTTGCGCTACAATTTTGTTCTTCGATGGACAGTTCGACCAAGCATCGAATTTCTGAAACGCATGTTCTCAGAGGCGGCATCGGCTGCCTCGATCACACCCAACTGGAGTAGTAGTTATGGCTGGAAACGTAGCCGAATTCACCGATCAAAATTTCGACACCGAAGTGCTCCAGTCGGACGCGCCTGTTCTGGTCGATTTCTGGGCGCCTTGGTGCGGTCCCTGCCGTCAGATCGCGCCGATGATCGAAGAACTGGCTGGTGAAAACCCCGATCTGAAAATCGGTAAGGTCAACATCGACGAAAACCCCGGCGCTGCACAGAAGTACGGCGTCAGCAGCATCCCGACCATCTTGGTCTTCAAGAATGGTGAGATCTCCGAAAGCTTCGTCGGCGTTCGCCCGAAGGGTTCGCTGCAAGCGGCACTGGATACCGCCAAGGCGTAACGCCTGCGGAATCGATCGCCAAGCGGGAATGTGACCCGAGCGACATAATTGTGATCCCACGGAGAGAGACGGCCGCAGGCTGCTTTCTTCCGTGGCGTCACCGATTAGACTGTCCTCTGCTCACGTTGGGCTTTCGATTCCTCCTGCACAGGTGTATCCGACTGTGATCTCAACTCCCGCCTTCCCCTCCCTCCTTTCGTTCCGCTCCGCACCGTTTTCTACCTCGCTGCGTGTTGCGATTCTCGCCCTCCTTTGCCTGCCCAATTTCTCTGCGGCACAGGACAACCCCGCCGATAAACTGATCTCTGAAGGTCGCTTGCTGTTGCCAGCTGGAACGCTGGAGATCGACCAACCGCTGGAGATCGATCTGTCGAAGACGGGGCCGCTGCATATCGTTGGCCAAGGTCATTCGCGGATCGTGATGAATGGCCCAGGCCCCGCAATCCGGATCACTGGGACACTCAAAGGAACCGCCGCCCCGAAAACGATCAAGCCGCAGGTCTTTGAAAAAGAGAACGCACCGCTGATCGCCGGTTTCGAAATCATCGGCAATCACCCCGAAGCCGACGGGATCGAACTGGTCGGCGTGATGCAGCCAACGATCCGCGATCTGACGATTCGCAAATCGCGGCACGCGATCCGATTGACATCGCGGAACCGCAATCTGATCGTCAGCGATTGCCACCTGTATGAAAACAGCGGCGCCGGCGTCTACTTCGACCACGTCAGTTTGCACCAAGCCAACATCGTCGGTTCGCACATCAGTTACAACGCTGCGGGAGGCGTCGTGATCCGCGGCGGCGATGTCCGCAACGTCCACATCTCCGGCTGCGACATCGAAGCGAACATGGGGACTCCCGACGCTCCGGCGGCCGCCAACGTGCTGCTGGATTCCGAAGAGGGAAGCATCGGCGAGGTGGCGATCACTGGCTGTACGATCCAACACACCCACCACGGCAAGGATTCGGCCAACATCTGGATCGACCTGCAAAGCAACCGGCAGAAGTTCACCGAAGAACTGCGGCACGGCAACGTCACGATCTCCGGTAACATCCTGTCCGACGTCCAGCACAATATCTACGTCCAGAACACCCGCGGCGTGGCGATCACCGGCAACACGATCTGGAAGGGATACGACCGCAACATCCTGCTGAAAAACTGCGAAGCGGTTGTCGTCTCTGGGAACACCTTCGACCGCAACCCGCGATACGGTTACGGCGATGCCTCCGACGCCAAACTTGGCATCCGGCTGACCCAGTGCAGCGGATGCCTGCTGGTCGCCAACGCGATCAATGGCGTGGGCGATGTCGATGGAGCGATCGAACTGCACCGCTGCAGCCAGATTGTCGTCAGTCAATCGACGATCCGCGGCTTCCCGAAAGCGGGGGTCCTGTTGGACGAATGCGTCCAATCGATCGTTAACAACTGTATCGTCACCGAAGAAAATGCAGCCGCCGAAGCGATTCGCCAGCTGGGTGGCGAGGGGAATCGGATCGTGGAAAACATGGTCATCGAGACCCCCTGAATTCCCCAACAGGGTTATCCAGCGTTTCAATTTGAGGTATCAGCCGCCACGCGCTAGCGTCCGGTCGGTTTAGTCACAACCAGCTTCCTTCCATTAGCCGTTTGGGCGTTAGCCCCGGTTCCGCCGCCACCAAACCGGGGCTAACGCCCAAACGGCTAATTAAACCGACAAGCCGCTAGCGCGTGGCGGTTAATTTGCCGAAGCGCAAACATTTATTAGCCCTGATTCCCCAACACCCCAAGTTGTCGGTCTTTCGAGGGTGTGCGACAATGCGTTCAGAAGGGACCTTCTGAATCCGAGATATTGCAAGCAGCGAGGAGCCGCGAGTGGAGATTTGGCCAGCGATTGATTTGCGTGGTGGCAAATGCGTTCGTTTGAAACAGGGTGATTACGCCCGCGAGACCGTCTTCAGCGACGAGCCGGCCACGATGGCGCGGCAGTGGGTCAGCCGAGGCGCCCAGTTCCTGCACCTGGTCGATCTGGACGCCGCTCGCGGCGCACCGATCCCCGAAAACCGGCAAGCGATCGCCGACATCCTGCACGCTGTCGATGTTCCCTGCCAATTGGGCGGCGGCGTTCGCGATGACGCAGCGATCGACGACCTGTTTGGTCTCGGACTGTCGCGTCTGATCGTCGGCAGTGCGGCGCTGAAGCAGCCCGATTGGTTCGCGCGGATGTGCGATCGTTATCCAAAACGACTGGCCGCTGGGATCGATGCCCGCGACGGCATGGTCGCTACCGATGGCTGGTTGGAAACAAGCCAACGATCGGCTGTCGATCTGGCGAAGGATCTTCGCAGTAAGACCGAAAACATCGCGGCGATCATCTACACCGACATCGCCAAAGACGGCATGTTGTCGGGCCCCAACCTGGAAGCTCTGGCGGAGATGCGTGCCGCGACCGACATCCCCGTGATCGCCAGCGGTGGCGTGACGACTGTCGAAGACGTTCGTCAACTGACGGCGCAAAACACGCACGCCTGCATCATCGGCCGCGCTCTCTACGATGGCTGCTTGGATCTGCCGGCGGCTCTGGCCGCTGTTACGGAAGTTCTGCAAGCATCCGGCGGCGACTCTACAAACGCCTAACGTTGCGTTACCACTCCAGGTTCGCGAGACCGCTCCGGCGGTCGCGTACCAAACGCACTACGCACTACGCAAAACATCGGGAAACAGCCACAGTTTTCGTTTCGGAAACCGTGGCGGCTTCTAACATCTCGATGAACCAACGCGTCGGCGACGTCTATAAAAAGGAAAAGGCGGCACGCCTTAGTTGACGTGCCGCTCTTTGCAGACTCAGTGGGAATGAGTCCAGGCGGGAGATAAGTGAAGGGAATGCGATCAGGACGATCGCATCGTAGTGAGGTGGGATTCGAACAAAGGTGGGAAAGTTAACTGGCGATGC from Rosistilla oblonga includes the following:
- a CDS encoding 4a-hydroxytetrahydrobiopterin dehydratase, translating into MDISSMDQLAKKKCKPCEGGVDPCSAAEAQDQLQNLPGWQLSDDGKWIRKQWNVKHFVQGMEFLNRVAEVAEQDGHHPDVHLIGYRKVNIELSTHAIGGLSENDFILAAKIDQVAP
- the trxA gene encoding thioredoxin, giving the protein MAGNVAEFTDQNFDTEVLQSDAPVLVDFWAPWCGPCRQIAPMIEELAGENPDLKIGKVNIDENPGAAQKYGVSSIPTILVFKNGEISESFVGVRPKGSLQAALDTAKA
- a CDS encoding right-handed parallel beta-helix repeat-containing protein, with product MISTPAFPSLLSFRSAPFSTSLRVAILALLCLPNFSAAQDNPADKLISEGRLLLPAGTLEIDQPLEIDLSKTGPLHIVGQGHSRIVMNGPGPAIRITGTLKGTAAPKTIKPQVFEKENAPLIAGFEIIGNHPEADGIELVGVMQPTIRDLTIRKSRHAIRLTSRNRNLIVSDCHLYENSGAGVYFDHVSLHQANIVGSHISYNAAGGVVIRGGDVRNVHISGCDIEANMGTPDAPAAANVLLDSEEGSIGEVAITGCTIQHTHHGKDSANIWIDLQSNRQKFTEELRHGNVTISGNILSDVQHNIYVQNTRGVAITGNTIWKGYDRNILLKNCEAVVVSGNTFDRNPRYGYGDASDAKLGIRLTQCSGCLLVANAINGVGDVDGAIELHRCSQIVVSQSTIRGFPKAGVLLDECVQSIVNNCIVTEENAAAEAIRQLGGEGNRIVENMVIETP
- the hisA gene encoding 1-(5-phosphoribosyl)-5-[(5-phosphoribosylamino)methylideneamino]imidazole-4-carboxamide isomerase; its protein translation is MEIWPAIDLRGGKCVRLKQGDYARETVFSDEPATMARQWVSRGAQFLHLVDLDAARGAPIPENRQAIADILHAVDVPCQLGGGVRDDAAIDDLFGLGLSRLIVGSAALKQPDWFARMCDRYPKRLAAGIDARDGMVATDGWLETSQRSAVDLAKDLRSKTENIAAIIYTDIAKDGMLSGPNLEALAEMRAATDIPVIASGGVTTVEDVRQLTAQNTHACIIGRALYDGCLDLPAALAAVTEVLQASGGDSTNA